Proteins encoded within one genomic window of Panicum virgatum strain AP13 chromosome 1N, P.virgatum_v5, whole genome shotgun sequence:
- the LOC120655998 gene encoding U-box domain-containing protein 27-like, with the protein MGRREMSGRLSAEYQGLEVKVPNLFRCPISLDVMRSPVSLCTGVTYERASIQRWLDSGNTTCPATMLPLPSTDLVPNLTLRRLIALWASTAAPASPSSSSSPPAPSAVGPTPAAAAAELLRRVAAPGADPCPPLRKLAAFLNDDDVDEFDKNAFARAAGAAETVASVLRRAEKEEGLEAAEAAVRVLAAIAASDCIEEENKRRVAAALAADAASTAASLARVLRCGSALEARVDAARLVESLLRNAAAPGARAAVAESEPLVAELVRLIGPADEKGGLDRSAVAAGLSCLAAIAATRRARAEMVRLGAVPAAVRVLTADAGCPAQALRVLEAAVGCAEGRAAICESAETAVPAVVSRMMKGGMGGAEAAVSVLWAVCHRYRDRRAVAAAAACEGGLARLLLLMQSGCSAAARQMASELLKIFKVNGKSCLGGYDSKTSHIMPF; encoded by the coding sequence ATGGGAAGGCGGGAGATGAGCGGGCGGCTGTCGGCCGAGTACCAGGGCCTGGAGGTGAAGGTGCCCAACCTCTTCCGGTGCCCCATCTCACTGGACGTCATGCGGTCGCCGGTGAGCCTCTGCACCGGCGTCACCTACGAGCGCGCCTCCATCCAGCGCTGGCTCGACTCCGGGAACACCACATGCCCGGCCACCATGCTCCCACTCCCTTCCACCGACCTCGTTCCCAACCTCACCCTGCGCCGCCTCATCGCTCTCTGGGCGTCCACTGCCGCGCCCGCCTCTCcctcctcatcgtcgtcgccccccgcgccgtccgccgtcgggcccacgccggccgccgccgcggccgagctCCTTCGCCGGGTCGCCGCGCCCGGCGCCGACCCCTGCCCCCCGCTCCGGAAGCTCGCGGCTTTCCTaaacgacgacgacgtggacgAGTTCGACAAGAACGCGTTCGcgagggcggccggcgccgcggagACCGTGGCGTCCGTCCTCCGGCGGGCGGAGAAGGAGGAGGGCCTCGAGGCAGCGGAGGCCGCCGTGCGCGTCCTGGCCGCGATCGCGGCGTCCGACTGCATCGAGGAGGAGAACAAGCGGCGCGTGGCCGCAGCGCTCgcggccgacgcggcgtccacGGCGGCGTCCCTGGCGCGCGTGCTGCGGTGCGGGAGCGCGCTGGAGGCCCGCGTCGACGCGGCGCGGCTGGTGGAGTCGCTGCTCCGCaatgcggcggcgccgggcgcgcgcgcggcggtggccgagTCCGAGCCGCTGGTCGCGGAGCTGGTCCGCCTGATCGGCCCCGCGGACGAGAAGGGCGGCCTGGACCGGAGCGCCGTGGCGGCGGGGCTGTCGTGCCTGGCGGCCATCGCGGCGACGCGGCGCGCCCGCGCGGAGATGGTCCGGCTGGGCGCCGTGCCCGCGGCCGTGCGCGTGCTGACCGCCGACGCCGGGTGCCCGGCCCAGGCGCTGCGCGTGCTGGAGGCCGCGGTGGGGTGCGCCGAGGGCCGCGCCGCGATCTGCGAGTCCGCGGAGACGGCCGTCCCGGCGGTGGTGTCGCGGATGATGAAGGGCGGGatgggcggcgcggaggcggccgtGTCGGTGCTGTGGGCGGTGTGCCACCGGTACCGGGaccggcgggcggtggcggcggcagcggcgtgcgAGGGCGGGCtggcgcggctgctgctgctgatgcagagcgggtgctcggcggcggcgcggcagatgGCGTCGGAGCTGCTCAAGATCTTCAAGGTGAACGGCAAGAGCTGCCTCGGCGGGTACGACTCCAAGACCAGCCACATCATGCCGTTCTGA